A region from the Fundulus heteroclitus isolate FHET01 chromosome 22, MU-UCD_Fhet_4.1, whole genome shotgun sequence genome encodes:
- the adss2 gene encoding adenylosuccinate synthetase isozyme 2 isoform X2, translating to MSGRQQRGTHGGGGLCGVRLSPPAQRHHQPQSHRLHRKRCRDPSSRPVRRGRKKPTQGKKPERLGEKADHLRQSTYSLGTTKKGIGPVYSAKAARSGLRICDLLADFNQFSERYKVLAQQYKAMYPTLEINIEGELVRLKDYVEQLKPMVRDGVHFMYEALHGPPKKILVEGANAALLDIDFGTYPFVTSSNCTVGGVCTGLGMPPQNVGEVYGVVKAYTTRVGIGAFPSEQSNEIGELLQTRGKEVGVTTGRKRRCGWLDLVLIKYAHMINGFTALALTKLDILDVFSEIKVGLAYKVNDETIPHFPANQEVLQRVQVQYETLPGWNSDTSAARSFEELPENAQKYVRFIEEHVGVPVKWIGVGKSRESMIQLF from the exons GAAACGGTGTCGTGATCCATCTTCCAGGCCTGTTCGAAGAGGCCGAAAAAAACCAACGCAAGGGAAAAA GCCTGAAAGACTGGGAGAAAAGGCTGATCATCTCAGACAGAGCACATATAG CCTCGGGACGACAAAGAAAGGGATCGGCCCGGTGTACTCGGCCAAGGCGGCGCGCAGCGGACTCAGGATATGCGATTTGCTGGCCGACTTCAATCAGTTCTCCGAAAG GTACAAAGTGCTGGCTCAGCAGTACAAAGCCATGTATCCCACACTGGAGATTAACATAGAGGGAGAGCTGGTTAGATTGAAG GACTACGTGGAGCAGCTTAAGCCTATGGTGAGGGACGGTGTGCACTTCATGTACGAGGCTCTTCACGGTCCTCCTAAGAAGATCCTGGTGGAAGGAGCCAACGCAGCGCTTCTGGACATAGACTTCG GTACCTATCCTTTTGTGACGTCGTCCAACTGCACGGTAGGCGGTGTGTGCACGGGCCTCGGCATGCCTCCCCAGAACGTGGGGGAAGTTTACGGGGTGGTTAAAGCCTACACCACCAGAGTGGGCATCGGTGCCTTCCCCTCTGAGCAGAGCAAT GAGATTGGAGAGCTGCTTCAGACTCGAGGGAAGGAGGTCGGTGTGACAACAGGCAGGAAGCGGCGGTGCGGCTGGCTGGATCTAGTGCTCATCAAATACGCACACATGATAAATGGCTTCACTgc TTTAGCACTTACAAAACTGGACATACTTGACGTATTTTCAGAGATCAAAGTGGGCTTAGCGTACAAAGTCAATGATGAAACTATACCTCACTTTCCAG CCAACCAGGAGGTGCTGCAGCGCGTCCAAGTCCAGTACGAGACGCTGCCCGGCTGGAACAGCGACACATCGGCAGCTAGGAGCTTCGAGGAGCTGCCTGAGAACGCCCAGAAGTATGTGCGCTTCATTGAGGAGCATGTTGGAGTACCTG TGAAATGGATCGGCGTGGGAAAGTCTCGGGAGTCCATGATCCAGCTGTTTTAG